A window of Solanum stenotomum isolate F172 chromosome 9, ASM1918654v1, whole genome shotgun sequence genomic DNA:
AGGTGTAGGTGTAGGGGTGGAATATAAATTGAGCATAGTACACAACTTCTACCAGCAGTATCATGACATACCACACGTTTTGTTTTCACCAATTATTTTGATAGAGGCCGATGAGATAAGGAAATTTGCTGAAAAAAGTAGTAGTAGATATAATGTAAAAAATACCCTTGCTAGAACTAAAAGTCATGTTGCAGTACACTTCACGGCAAAAAGGGGCAGAGAGAGATGGTTGATCATAGACTCACAAAATGACAATCGATTTAAAACTTATTATACTGGTATCTCACACGCTAATACTATACAAAAACCACAAATAAAATGCCAAATGTGTCACACGGGctcataataattataaaaaatgaaaactagTTTTGaactctaattaaaaaataattaaaaaaaacattttctaatcTCCCCTAACCCAACCCCTAATCACCTACCTAACCCTTTCCCCTTCGTCACCCACCGTCTTCCCACTCATCCAGCGAGTTCGcctctctattttttcttttagattcaAATGCTAAAAACTGTGAAGCGTACTAGTTCTAATTGAGATGTCTACGATGGCTTAAACCAACCAAAAAAGAAACTAGAAAAGGTTAAAGCATGGTATGTTCGTGGGAAAAGGGTAGAGAAGTGGGTCCATGCTCACCCCAATAGCAAAGCAGTGCACCAACTAGAGTTGGACCAGCTAACGCAACAGGGAATTtctcaattttcaaaagaaagaaactagaaatgaaatcaaaacacaaaaagaGCCTTTATTGCAGTTTCACACACATCACAATGGTGAATCAGTCCAGGCAAAATCTAAGGGGTAGTGATTTTTGGAGCCAGTAACAAATGTGCATATAACTGAGCAGAGATCAATGTAAGCACAAATATGCAATCGTGCCGTTTTAGCCATTCAATGGATCACTCTCTTATCACTGATTAATTCTATCTAGATTATTCCATCTGCATGCAATATAGAATGCACCTCATTTGGCCCCTGTGGAGTTCAATCTGTCAACATCAACTAACTGGTACAAATCTCCCCGCCTTTGTTTTTGAAATGGAAGGTATGTTCTGCACATCGAAATACGACTTTGAGCATATAAATGGGCCAGAAGAAGATAAACCATAACTTAGAGATAAGCTCTAAACATGAACAAAGGGTTGTGACTGAGAACTGTTTATATTGCCCCTCCATCATCCAAGAGAAAGGACACATTAaccataaaaaaatcattttaggatgagaaatattgaaataaaatgcAGCAAACCAATGCACAAACTGAACGTATACAATGTGAATACATATTCAATCTAAAACTAAGCTAGGGGTATAAGAGGAACTCACCTTCTCTGCTCAATTACTGAATAGTCAATCTCTGCTATTAGTGTAGTCTCCTCATGTTCTGTTGTCACAAGCACTTCTCCAAACTGCAAGATTGAGTTTCTTTAGGTTCCTTTTTTTTGGGTCTGTGGGTTAAGCATAATATATTAAGCAACAGTTGAAGCCACTTTTACAAAACATGATTGTTTCCAATATTTCTTTTCCACCATTAATCAGCTCGTTAATAAATGGTTTGAGATCCTTCTTGTTTCTTCTTTAAAGTGACGTGAGGAACATGTTAACTAAAAGATCTTTGTAACAAGCCACGTCAGACATTAAATACTTACCGGTCCAACAAGAGTAGAGTGTCCCCAAGCTACATAACTAGAACCACCGTCTCTGGCAGGAGAACAAGTTGCTACATACAACTGACAGGAATATGTGCACAACAGATAAGATAGATCTTCGGAGTAGTAAATACAATCAGTGAGGCGCTAGCCATGAGATTCAGAAGAAATTGTGCTCAACTCAGAAATTTAAGTTTTGTACGGACGGAAATAAAAGTGCTACATTTAAATTGATACTAATAAGAAGTAGAGTAATACTATGATACATTGATACGATATACATGATTCCTACTGTCAACTATAcatgaaaagaaagaggaaaaagataaaGCAATTTGACATCAAAGAAGCACCTCTTAGGCTCATCTAACAGGGTAAGTACAATATCTTCACTTTTGGAAAACTAAGAATTATTGAAATCATCCATGCAATCCATAATGGATTACATGGATGAGAACTTACAGATTCCAACAACAGACAAAAAAACAGCATAATCTTTAACACCAAATAAAGCACTGCATACATAAACAAATTTGGTGATATTTCAAGAAACAAGGCAGCAAACACTGTCAAAGATCAATTGCACAAAagtacaacaacatacccagggTAATCCCGCAAGCGGGGTCTGTGGAGGGTGATGTGCACgcaaccttacccctaccttgtgaaggtagagaggctgtttcagATAGAAACTcggctcaagtaaagcataataAAATCACATATGGAAAGGAAATGCAGAAGAGTATAATGGAGCATATAGGTATCAGTGTTGTACCTGGCAATCAGCAGCCCTGCAGGACAAGTAACATAGATGTTACTAGTTATTCTTTATGTGCATGTAAAGTCAAATTATTATACAGACTTCATTAAAACTTGACTGCAATGTATATGAACGAAAATGTAAGCAATCAAGTCTTCCTAGGATTTGAAAGATCAGAGTGTCTCCAAATTTCAATGCATCAAGAAGGAGCCAAAGGTTTTTAATAGGACTAGTCCCTCCGACCCTAATTCAATAAATTATCTTGCCCTTATAGAGTTGAGTAATTTCCAACCTGGAACCTAAGTTTATTAGTtagtattttaaaagtaaaataaaggaGTGacaaactataaaaaaaagagtagcACAATTTTTGGCATCTAAAAGtattaaagagacataaaaGACAATGGGAAGAAGAATGAAACTAGTAAATCCTAACATAAACTCATATAAACTTGCAAATCAATATATATCCATCAACTTCCACAACTTAGCTGTATCAACTTAGCCTAGTACAAGAATCACTATAGCATGTGCCATAAATGTTCTTCATGATAAAAGTCAACATGATATCAAGTAGATCGCATGGTCAGCAATAACCATCAATAACAATTTGTTGAAAGGTGCAAAGTACACTCTTAAATTACAAGACACCCTTGTTATTTCCACTATTGGGGGAATCAAGAAAAAGTGGTTTATAGGTATGACTCTGTGATTTGATTCAATATCTCTGCTCTAAGACatataaacaaacaaacaataaaGAATGTGAAATGATAAATATCCCGCTTGGATTTCATTTGTCTAGAATTTCATCTGGTACTTACATATTTGATTCCTAAACAGaatcactgggtatgttgttgttggttccTAAACAGAATCCCAGAAACTAAGATGAACCTCAATATTTGACAACGCCTCTTGTGATTAAGAAGGCTTCACCATCAAAAGAAAAGATCACAAAGATAGCCCCCGATGGTATTTGTAACAAATGATATAAAGTAACCAGAGCACTCAGCACCCCTAGTACCACACTAGCACAGGTTATGAGGAATCAGCTTTTATTACATGATAGAATAAACCAACACTTAGTCACTTGTGTAGTACTAAACTCATCACTACCTTGCCCGTTGCAACAATTCCCAATGAAGGGGACCGGTGGTCATGTTAAAGGCACCAGGATAACAAAGCAGATGAGCACCTAACATGCAGGAAAAAACAGTAGTTAATAGAAAGTAGCTCATAACAGCAGGTTAAATCAGACATAAAATAGCCTATTTACTTCCATTTGCAAAATCTAGATGAGACAGGAATACAATTCGTCTACATCATGAATAAATTGTACACATGGTAAAGTCCATTTATGAGGTAGAGAATATGACAAGCTACATATTCTGCATAGTATTTCAACTGTCTTTAACTTGCCAAAGCTTCCATATCCGATTACAAAACCTACAATCTTCCAATGTCTCAGAAGTGAAGAATTCAACTTGGAGGTCTGCAAAAGTTCAACTTGGAGGTCTccaaaagagatatcaagattaagatacttagtaaaaagatattataataaaatcttgaaaatacGTTACttacctaccacactaccatctaCCACTTTCATAAATTCaccaactaccagttccgcaccgaaaaatgaTATCAGAGCTATGAATAATAAAaaacacggtaagaaacatacgagtagaaaattatatccggaatataaacaacttaatatcacaaagactaataatgaaaaattagatcaattaatagataatatatctaaaatagaatataaatatattcaatatttaaaaatacaatgaataacaagaataacgaatatagacaaaaacttaatgaaataattatggaaaaacgacaagaattagaacataggcaaaatagacttaagaataatatattcgcaggaatttgccacaaatctatagtagcacaaagaaagactattttatatctagaaatacaaataaataacttagaatataaactacaacataatttataaatgaataaagaggaatacgcaatagatgaaaaaacatatgaaNTCAGAGgcgaatttaggattttttgaAGATGGGTGCACcaagaaaaatgtattaagtGGGAATTGATCCTCAGTCCTCAAAgtcaaaagctcaacatttaacCATGTGGACCAACTAGACTTTTTATAGTACGGGtgcaagaaaataatattatacaaatgttagaaaatatatacataaaatatctaattttacgaGGAGACCACGGGTTCGGGTGCCCTATTTTTTTCACCTAAATTCGCCACTGTTTATAGTACACATAGAGAAGTATTACCTCTTGCAGCATAGATAGCCGCCAGTTCTTGGAAGCGAATATCATAGCATATACCAATACCAATGCGTCCAACCTCTGCATATGGAATTCACTAGTTACTTACAGTAGCTCTACTGAATGGCTGCAAGTACTTTGGTATAAGATTATAGAAATATTAAGCACATCTTCATCAACTAATTtcaggagaaaagaaaaatgttggCAATATACTGTGCATCTTTCCAAGTGAATAGATGCAGCTAACAAGATATCTTCAAAAGGCGGATACCagtaaaatatgataaaacagCAGAGGCtggttacttttatttttttgatcaaGTACACAATATGCTGGTTACTAGATTGAGACTCATCATCAGACTTGGAAaaaaaggttgcaactttcctCCTACGTCAGAATACCTCAAACTTTATATTTGAACAAGTCAAACAAGGACATAACCGATTTGTCGCCCCAAATTTTATATAGCATACTACTTAATAGGTGAACAGAGTACATCTTAAATCAGTAAAAAGCATGTCAAACCTGTGTCTACAATAGTAGGTCTCTCTCCAGCTGTTAGGGTCCTTGATTCTTTGAAAGTCATCTTTCCTGGAATGTCAATGTCAAAGAGATGTATCTGCAAAAGCATTGTTTTCAAATTGAATTAGTTAAGGCACTAAGGCTTAAGAATTCCaaacatgaaattaaataaatttatgataaaTAGTAGATATAATGAACATAATTGGACTGCAAACCcatgtcataatcatttttttaagtgtttttcTTATAGCTCTTTCCAAATGAGAAAGAAATATGCAGACCTTCCTATGCTTGGCCAAAAGCTTTCCATCTGTGCCAAAGACACAACAACTGTTATATAATTTATCACCGCTGCGTTCAGGTATAGAGCCACCAATAATTGTAATCTTTCGACTCCGAGAAACTTCAGATAACATCCTAGTTGAAGGAGATGCATCTCCACCAGCATCAATGTCCTCTGCATATACTGGAAAACTATCATTGGAATATGGACTATTCCATATTTCCTGTCATAGCAGGAAGCAATTGTGTTAATTTAAGCCTCACTTAAAAACAAGAAGCGAAgagtaaaaaagaaatactaatGGAAGCAAGCTAGTGAATGTAAACAAAATTAAGACAGAACGCAGGCATCACATCATGAGTTAGACAATGTCAAAGAAACATCATAGAACTCTCTCAGTGACTCAAATACAAAGGGATGCATCCAAGTTCATCTAAAATAACCAACAAACAACAGGACAGTAGACAAATAAGAATTTATACACATTCAGCAAGcaaattaataatttagttCAGACATGAATTATAGGCCCATTTTCTAATGTAAGAAGGACAAGGAACAAGGAAATAGTTAATGAGGAAAAGTTTAATGATTGAGACAGATTCTATTTCTGATGctttcatattttgaaacaCTTAAAACCATAATTTAGTTCAGACATAAATTATAGGCCCATAATTTGTGGAATTCTGATACCAAATAACTCTAAGTCTCTCATAAACCATGTACGTCACAGTGATGAATCTTGGTAAAAAACAGATAAAATGTATATACCCTATTGTAACAAAATTTGCTCCATCTTTCTGGAGTCCAGAGAGACGATTGCATTGAGATAGTTCAGCCATCATTTTCAGAAAATAAAAGGAACTTACAGGGAGAAGAATAAGCTGAGCACCCTTGTCTGCAGCATCTTCTATTGCCTGCTGAGCATGAGCAATGTTTCTCTCCTTGTCGGTAGTTACAGATAACTGGCAAAGAGCAATCTTGAACTGatgcacaaaaaaaattatgacatcATAAAGTAGCTCTACACTGCGGAAAGATAAACATGAAACTAAAAGCTCCTATCTATAGGAAATTAAACAATCTTTTTAAGCTTAATATAACCTATAGCGCAGAAAAAACAGCTTATTGCAGGAACCTAAGTTGCTCAGACTCGGATGGGGGTGTCCAATACGGGTGCGAATCTAGAGGTCGGCttaatgatataaattttatgatttGGGGTACAGATCCAGATACAAATACAGGTGTGGGGATTTGGCTAAAACTAATTCAATtatcaatttcaccttagcttttgtttttattacaaAAATCACTATATGTGTTCCAAATTTCTCCGTTGATTTTAGTCAAAATACCCAAAATCGGTTGACCAAATCCAGTACGGATTCCACACCATGTCATGTCAACGCATGTGCGGCACTGAAAGTGAAGCATCGAGCAACTTAGGCAGGGACCATAGGGTTATTAGAAAAGTAAggtaaagtgaaaaagttattGACAAGCAAATGAAGCTTCTAAAAGTTAAATGAGAAAAGCAACTGAGAATAATACTCAATGTGAAAAGGTATGTTTACATTACATATTACACCATTAGTCTTTTGATATATGGGCAGTCCATAAATAGGAAAAAGAAGACATTTCTAAAGCTTTATTTATGAGTCCTTAAAATTTCTCCTCCTTTtgactatatatacatataagcAAACTTCACATAATTTTGTATGCTAACCAAATTCGAATATTTACATAGAAATGCAAAAAGGAATTTAGCAACTTGATAAGAATTATAATCAAATATATAGAAATGCAAAAGGAAAAGTGAGAAAGTTGCCTTGGTGACGGGAGGAGTAGGCAAGGGAAGCACTGCAGGAACCCTAGCTTCCTCAGGCTTGAAGGAAGCTTCCATAGTTGCAGAAACCAAAAACTTGGGGAAGTTTGTCTTATAATTGTGGAAGGAGGTGTGATGAATAACAGAATTAGAGAAAAATCTGCAAGTGAGAGAGGGGTTTGTAGTGGGAAGGAGGTTCCGGTGGCATAATCTTGTGCCCTCCATTTTCAAAGCTCTGTCTGTTGGTTTTTTACGGAAGCCCACCTTCTGTTTTCTTGACTCTTTCTTTGCACGGATGACAATGAAATcccattatttttctaatacttGGAAACACAAgttatttctcaattattaattttgtgataatttattacaatatgtatataaaataatttatttcatcattaaaatataaattataagataaataatttCACGATTGCCTAATACCTCCAACTAAATTGAGGATAAAATTTTGTCTCGATTATTATACATCATTTCCCTCTCTCCCTCCTTGAATAATTAGTGAGGGCAAATTTGACAAAGTGATGCTTCAATCATTTGCTTTAGGATTAGAAAATGGGAAAATTAGCAAAGTATTCAAAATctctaacataattattaaaaatatctacactttaaaataattataaaaaatatcattaggTCAATATTCTAGCAAATATAATGTATcctaatataatttatttatcttcttttttttttctcaaattgagCAAACTTTTTTACCCTATTAGGGCTGGCAAGGGGACGGGGACGGAGACTGGGGGACGGGATGGGACGGGGGATGGCGCTGGCGGGGATTGGGGGGACAAAAATACGTCccatcccgtcccactatatatacgGGATGGGACGGAGTTTGGCGGGACGGGACGGGACAtgggattttttattttttatgtacttatttatttgtattgaaattatatgttattgaataacatttttagtttatttggttttcaataacatttttagctaataaataatgcttaagttttcaaatttcaaattcaactttcaaacttcaaatttcaaatttgagaagttcaaatttgtattttaaatattttaaagtaatttaaa
This region includes:
- the LOC125876190 gene encoding omega-amidase, chloroplastic-like, translating into MEGTRLCHRNLLPTTNPSLTCRFFSNSVIHHTSFHNYKTNFPKFLVSATMEASFKPEEARVPAVLPLPTPPVTKFKIALCQLSVTTDKERNIAHAQQAIEDAADKGAQLILLPEIWNSPYSNDSFPVYAEDIDAGGDASPSTRMLSEVSRSRKITIIGGSIPERSGDKLYNSCCVFGTDGKLLAKHRKIHLFDIDIPGKMTFKESRTLTAGERPTIVDTEVGRIGIGICYDIRFQELAAIYAARGAHLLCYPGAFNMTTGPLHWELLQRARAADCQLYVATCSPARDGGSSYVAWGHSTLVGPFGEVLVTTEHEETTLIAEIDYSVIEQRRTYLPFQKQRRGDLYQLVDVDRLNSTGAK